Proteins from one Nerophis lumbriciformis linkage group LG16, RoL_Nlum_v2.1, whole genome shotgun sequence genomic window:
- the nipsnap3a gene encoding protein NipSnap homolog 3A: MVHFCTRLLARLTPAARQAGAHFSTAAPQNQGPFYEFRTYRIRPDRTAAFLRLTNEKIHLRTAHSQLIGYWSVEYGGLNQVFHIWKYDSFSQRAAVRSALARDPRWMSEYISQAIPMLTSQDNEVTALLPWSRLRTPPLEGGAFELASFKMRPGGPPLWGGSLQQAIASHDAPGHAHLVAAFHSEIGHLDTVHALWWFESADKRRQVQGDAVADVAVHVHTRNNKVMFACSFSPLK; the protein is encoded by the exons ATGGTCCACTTCTGCACGCGCCTCCTGGCCCGCCTCACACCTGCTGCTCGC CAAGCCGGTGCtcacttttccaccgcagcgcccCAAAACCAGGGACCCTTCTACGAGTTCCGGACCTACAGAATCCGTCCCGACCGGACCGCCGCCTTCCTGAGGCTGACCAATGAGAAGATCCACCTCAGGACCGCCCACTCGCAGCTGATTGGCTACTGGAGTGTGGAGTACGGCGGCCTGAATCAGGTCTTCCATATTTGGAAGTACG ACTCTTTCTCCCAGCGGGCGGCGGTCCGCTCGGCGCTGGCCCGGGACCCGCGCTGGATGTCCGAGTACATCTCCCAGGCCATACCCATGCTGACCTCGCAGGACAACGAAGTCACCGCCTTGTTGCCGTGGAGCCGCCTGCGCACGCCGCCGCTGGAGGGCG GTGCTTTCGAGCTGGCGTCGTTCAAGATGCGTCCGGGGGGGCCGCCGCTGTGGGGCGGAAGCCTGCAGCAAGCCATCGCCTCCCATGATGCACCTGGACACGCCCACTTGGTCGCCGCTTTCCACAGCGAGATTGGCCACCTGGACAcag TTCACGCCCTCTGGTGGTTCGAGAGCGCCGACAAACGACGTCAGGTTCAAGGCGACGCCGTGGCAGATGTCGCAG TCCACGTCCACACGCGGAACAACAAAGTCATGTTTGCGTGTTCCTTCTCGCCACTCAAGTGA